A region of Takifugu rubripes chromosome 6, fTakRub1.2, whole genome shotgun sequence DNA encodes the following proteins:
- the LOC101076947 gene encoding growth arrest and DNA damage-inducible protein GADD45 gamma-like, protein MKPPGQCLQEALLCAQSETRLTAGVYESAKHMTEDPDSVSFCVLAMDEEFECDIALQIHFTLIQSFCFDNDISIVRVSDMQRLAEIVGNKADQLEDAHCVLITSPAEGSWEDPSLEKLHLFCEESRRLNDWLPEINLPAR, encoded by the exons ATGAAGCCTCCAGGTCAATGTCTACAGGAAGCTTTGCTCTGTGCTCAGAGCGAAACTCGGCTCACTGCTGGCGTCTATGAGAGCGCCAAACATATGACTGA GGATCCTGACAGCGTGTCCTTCTGCGTCCTGGCCATGGATGAGGAGTTCGAATGCGACATCGCTCTGCAGATCCACTTCACCCTCATTCAGTCCTTCTGCTTTGACAACGACATCAGCATCGTCCGAGTGAGCGACATGCAGCGTCTGGCTGAGATTGTCGGCAACAAAGCAGATCAACTGGAAGATGCTCACTGCGTCCTCATCACG AGTCCAGCCGAGGGCTCCTGGGAGGACCCGTCTCTGGAGAAGCTGCATCTGTTCTGCGAGGAGAGCCGCCGTCTGAACGACTGGCTCCCTGAGATCAACCTCCCCGCACGTTGA